A genomic stretch from Kribbella amoyensis includes:
- a CDS encoding AAA family ATPase has translation MGRRAEREAVEDLLEGARAARSRVLVVRGEAGIGKTALLEHTRAIATASGFRVESSVGIESESQFAFGGLHQLCLPLMDHLDALPPPQQAALNVAFGQQAGPAPDRFLVGLAVLNLLAEVAEDGPLLCLVDDAQWQDEGTAQVLAFVARRLAAERVALLILLRDPSDGGDVSSFEGLPELRLDGLSLRDARELLADVVPTPLDERVRERIIAEARGNPLALLELPRSASPARLAGGFALPDTMGLPRRIEDMFRLRSVSLPAETQLLLLVAAAEPTGDAELLWRAAGELGIAPESAEPAEAAELVMIDARVRFRHPLVRSAVYRAASPPDRRRAHRALAAATDPRLDPDRRAWHSAQAVRGVDESVAAQLEHSAGRARARGGVAAAAAFLQQAADLSPEPADRARRALEAALAKHEAGASEAALQLLAVARVGPLDSLQQGRSDLLDAQIRFHLSRDLDSPGMMVAAAGSLAPLDGALARETYLHALDAAIINGGGEAVRIAEAALTAPAAGTPPRPVDRLLDGLVATLTGGFAAGAPKLRRALEAFRDSPHEDRLHDPDDDRWLWLAGRNAVAILDDELVYVLASRNVQLARAAGALATLPAALSFLSITSVLMGELARAGELAAEAKAITRDTGGVHLRHAHIILSAWCGDEAETTALSAVTAQDPAHPDEGTDASLARYAMSVLHNGLGNYAAARDAASRACESHELSLSSAGLPEFVEACVRSNDPARAEAAADEIDARADATGTAWAIGLAARSRALMSVGPSAEAHYREAIERLRDCRMTVYLARTHLVYGEWLRREGRRQDAREQLRTAHQMLSDMGAGAFAARAARELRATGEHPRKRLAQPTDVLTAQELQIARVVATGATSREVAAQLFLSPRTIEAHLRNIFRKLGITSRRHLKDLRLT, from the coding sequence GTGGGCCGGCGCGCCGAGCGCGAAGCGGTCGAGGACCTGCTCGAAGGTGCTCGGGCCGCCCGGAGCCGTGTGCTCGTGGTGCGAGGAGAAGCGGGCATCGGGAAGACGGCGCTGCTCGAGCACACGCGCGCGATCGCCACCGCCTCGGGTTTCCGGGTCGAGAGCTCGGTCGGGATCGAGTCCGAGTCCCAGTTCGCCTTCGGAGGTCTCCATCAGCTCTGCCTGCCGCTGATGGACCATCTGGATGCCCTGCCGCCGCCACAGCAGGCCGCGCTGAATGTCGCGTTCGGGCAGCAGGCCGGTCCTGCGCCCGACCGGTTCCTGGTCGGGCTGGCTGTGCTGAACCTGCTGGCCGAGGTCGCTGAGGACGGCCCGTTGCTGTGCCTCGTGGACGACGCGCAGTGGCAGGACGAAGGTACCGCCCAGGTGCTGGCCTTCGTTGCCCGGCGGCTGGCGGCCGAGCGGGTGGCCCTGTTGATCCTGCTCCGTGACCCCAGCGACGGCGGCGATGTCAGCTCGTTCGAGGGCTTGCCGGAGCTCCGCCTGGACGGACTCAGCCTGCGGGACGCGCGGGAGCTACTGGCCGACGTCGTGCCCACACCCCTCGACGAGCGGGTTCGGGAGCGGATCATCGCCGAGGCACGAGGCAACCCTCTCGCCCTGCTGGAGCTGCCACGGAGCGCCTCGCCCGCCCGTCTGGCCGGAGGTTTCGCACTGCCGGACACCATGGGCCTGCCGCGCAGGATCGAGGACATGTTCCGGCTCCGCTCCGTCAGCCTGCCCGCGGAGACCCAGCTGTTGCTGCTGGTCGCCGCGGCGGAGCCGACTGGTGACGCGGAGCTGTTGTGGCGCGCGGCGGGCGAGCTCGGGATCGCTCCCGAGTCGGCTGAGCCGGCCGAAGCCGCCGAGCTGGTGATGATCGACGCTCGCGTACGGTTCCGCCATCCGTTGGTGCGCTCGGCGGTCTACCGAGCGGCTTCGCCACCGGATCGTCGCCGAGCGCACCGCGCACTGGCCGCGGCCACTGATCCACGGCTCGATCCTGACCGCCGTGCGTGGCACAGCGCGCAGGCTGTGCGGGGAGTCGACGAATCGGTGGCAGCTCAGCTGGAGCATTCGGCGGGGCGGGCGCGTGCACGGGGTGGTGTGGCGGCCGCGGCGGCGTTCCTCCAGCAGGCCGCCGATCTGTCACCCGAGCCCGCCGATCGCGCGAGGCGGGCTTTGGAAGCCGCACTCGCCAAGCACGAGGCAGGCGCGTCCGAGGCCGCCCTCCAGTTGCTCGCTGTCGCGAGGGTGGGACCGCTGGATTCTCTCCAGCAGGGCCGTAGCGACCTGTTGGACGCGCAGATCAGGTTCCATCTCTCACGCGACCTCGACTCGCCGGGAATGATGGTCGCCGCCGCTGGTTCGCTCGCTCCGCTCGACGGTGCGCTGGCCCGGGAGACGTACCTGCACGCGCTGGATGCGGCGATCATCAACGGCGGAGGTGAGGCTGTGCGTATTGCCGAAGCGGCCTTGACCGCCCCCGCCGCCGGCACTCCACCGCGACCCGTCGACCGCCTGCTCGACGGTCTCGTGGCCACCCTGACGGGAGGCTTCGCGGCGGGAGCGCCCAAGCTGCGCCGAGCCCTCGAGGCGTTTCGTGACAGCCCGCACGAGGATCGCCTCCACGATCCCGACGACGACCGCTGGTTGTGGCTGGCCGGCCGCAACGCGGTGGCGATCCTCGACGACGAACTGGTGTACGTCCTTGCCAGTCGCAACGTTCAGCTCGCCCGGGCAGCCGGTGCGCTGGCGACGCTTCCCGCGGCCCTGAGCTTCCTGTCGATCACCTCGGTACTGATGGGCGAGCTCGCCCGAGCCGGCGAGCTCGCGGCGGAGGCGAAGGCCATCACCCGGGACACCGGTGGTGTGCACCTGCGGCACGCTCACATCATCTTGAGCGCGTGGTGCGGCGACGAGGCGGAGACCACAGCGCTCAGTGCTGTCACCGCCCAGGATCCTGCCCACCCGGACGAGGGCACCGATGCTTCTCTGGCCCGCTATGCGATGTCGGTCCTGCACAACGGATTGGGGAACTATGCGGCCGCGAGGGATGCGGCGTCGCGTGCCTGCGAGTCCCATGAGCTGTCGCTCAGCAGCGCGGGTCTGCCCGAGTTCGTGGAGGCCTGTGTTCGGTCCAACGACCCAGCACGCGCGGAAGCGGCGGCGGACGAGATCGATGCGCGCGCCGACGCGACAGGAACGGCCTGGGCGATCGGGCTGGCCGCACGCTCGCGGGCGCTGATGAGCGTCGGCCCGTCCGCTGAAGCGCACTATCGGGAGGCGATCGAGCGACTCCGAGACTGCCGGATGACGGTCTACCTCGCCCGCACGCATCTCGTCTACGGCGAGTGGCTCCGCCGCGAGGGTCGCCGCCAGGATGCCCGCGAACAGCTCCGCACCGCCCACCAGATGCTGTCGGACATGGGTGCGGGGGCGTTCGCCGCGCGAGCCGCCCGGGAACTCCGTGCCACCGGTGAGCACCCGCGCAAACGCCTCGCCCAACCCACCGATGTCCTCACCGCACAGGAACTGCAGATCGCGCGCGTGGTAGCCACCGGGGCGACCTCGCGTGAGGTGGCTGCGCAACTGTTCCTCAGCCCCCGGACGATCGAGGCCCATCTGCGCAACATCTTCCGCAAACTGGGCATCACCTCACGTCGCCACCTGAAGGATCTGCGCCTCACCTGA
- a CDS encoding GNAT family N-acetyltransferase codes for MSTNDVTVTNNAARQRYEAVTGSATVAGFVDYQETSQLVVLAHTEVDPAFEGRGIGSTLARAALDDIRERGLRALVICPFIVGWLRNHPEYRDLLYNAPRSAAGDQRQQS; via the coding sequence ATGTCCACGAACGATGTCACCGTGACCAACAACGCTGCTCGTCAGCGGTACGAGGCCGTCACCGGGTCGGCGACGGTCGCCGGGTTCGTCGACTACCAAGAGACCAGTCAGCTGGTCGTCCTGGCCCATACCGAGGTCGACCCGGCGTTCGAGGGCCGAGGGATCGGCAGCACCCTCGCCCGCGCCGCGCTCGACGACATCCGCGAGCGGGGACTGAGGGCGCTGGTGATCTGTCCCTTCATCGTCGGTTGGCTGCGCAACCACCCGGAGTACCGGGACCTGCTGTACAACGCGCCGCGGTCCGCAGCTGGTGACCAGCGGCAGCAGTCATGA
- a CDS encoding flavodoxin family protein — protein sequence MTESAAAAAAVPPRFDGLKAVFINATLKRSPEPSNTEGLVRLSGRIMQEHGVVVDVVRAVDHDIATGLWPDMTEHGEDVDDWPALFGKVLAADILVLAGPIWLGDNSSVMKRVIERLYGCSGSLNDAGQYAYYGRVAGCVITGNEDGVKHCAMNVLYSLQHLGFTVPPQADAGWIGPVGPGPSHLDPGSGGPENDFTNRNTTFMTYNLMHLAAMLRAAGGIPAYGNRRSEWDAGCAPDQVNPEHR from the coding sequence ATGACGGAATCCGCAGCAGCCGCCGCAGCTGTGCCGCCACGGTTCGACGGGCTGAAGGCCGTCTTCATCAACGCGACCCTCAAGCGCTCGCCGGAGCCCAGCAACACGGAGGGGCTGGTCCGTCTCAGCGGGCGCATCATGCAGGAGCACGGGGTTGTGGTCGACGTCGTCCGAGCCGTCGACCACGACATCGCGACCGGATTGTGGCCGGACATGACCGAGCACGGCGAGGACGTCGACGACTGGCCGGCGCTGTTCGGCAAGGTGCTGGCCGCGGACATCCTGGTCCTGGCGGGGCCGATCTGGCTCGGAGACAACAGCTCGGTGATGAAGCGGGTGATCGAGCGGCTCTACGGCTGCTCCGGCTCGCTGAACGACGCGGGTCAGTACGCCTACTACGGACGCGTGGCCGGCTGTGTGATCACCGGCAACGAGGACGGCGTCAAGCATTGCGCGATGAACGTGCTCTACAGCCTGCAACACCTCGGCTTCACCGTTCCGCCGCAGGCCGATGCGGGCTGGATCGGGCCGGTCGGACCGGGGCCGTCCCACCTGGACCCCGGGTCGGGCGGCCCCGAGAACGACTTCACCAACCGCAACACCACGTTCATGACCTACAACCTGATGCACCTCGCGGCGATGCTGCGTGCCGCGGGTGGCATCCCGGCGTACGGCAACAGACGCAGCGAGTGGGACGCCGGCTGTGCCCCGGATCAGGTCAACCCCGAGCACCGATAG